A window of the Eschrichtius robustus isolate mEscRob2 chromosome 5, mEscRob2.pri, whole genome shotgun sequence genome harbors these coding sequences:
- the GAL3ST2 gene encoding LOW QUALITY PROTEIN: galactose-3-O-sulfotransferase 2 (The sequence of the model RefSeq protein was modified relative to this genomic sequence to represent the inferred CDS: substituted 3 bases at 3 genomic stop codons) codes for MAGARSPPACVWDHASLGERVPEELPCGVGATCGASTQETVVPLGPVGLSCWTCPAGRISDLDRCRNFCLESWPRGAKLFECRGLPGTSCPSTLLEPEGQPALPGTGCVETRVPECFWAILLLALTVFLLAGFLHMDVGLLVPPLGGQDEGPPVTNVMFLKTHKTASSTVLNTLFRFAETHNLAVALPAGGRFYLGYSXLFLARYVEGVEQGSPERRFSIMCDHLRLNRREVQKVMPSNTYFSILRNPVFQLQSSFIYYKGYVPAFRGVASLEDFLASSRTYYNPSLGLRHAYARNSMXFDVGFDHDVPPEEGYVRARLADVEPRFQLGLIAEHFDESTVLPRRLLRWRLDDVVTCRLSLRSPRRVASLTTAGQERAKRWRALDWRLXQHLDRTFWARLRAELGPRRLRSEERRRERPRGLAALCLQDGTPKGKSQVTDRRLRPCQSGRADILGYNLRPGLDNQTLHMCQRMVMPELQYVARLYTLQFPDKPPKNVHVLEAWRDGAGDSV; via the exons ATGGCGGGGGCTCGAAGTCCCCCAGCCTGTGTCTGGGACCACGCTTCCCTGGGAGAGAGGGTCCCCGAAGAGCTGCCGTGTGGTGTCGGAGCGACGTGTGG GGCCAGCACCCAGGAGACGGTGGTGCCGCTCGGTCCTGTCGGGCTGTCCTGCTGGACGTGTCCTGCTGGACGTATCTCAGATCTCGACCGCTGCCGGAACTTCTGCCTGGAGTCCTGGCCCCGAG GTGCCAAGCTCTTTGAGTGCAG aggccTTCCTGGTACCAGCTGCCCCTCCACGTTGCTGGAGCCCGAGGGACAGCCTGCCCTGCCGGGCACAGGCTGCGTGGAGACTCGGGTCCCAGA GTGCTTCTGGGCCATCCTCCTCCTGGCCCTGACAGTGTTCCTGCTGGCTGGCTTCCTCCACATGGACGTCGGGCTGCTCGTGCC ccccctcgGGGGCCAGGATGAGGGGCCCCCCGTGACCAACGTCATGTTCCTCAAGACGCACAAGACGGCCAGCAGCACCGTGCTCAACACCCTCTTCCGCTTCGCCGAGACGCACAACCTGGCGGTGGCGCTGCCGGCCGGCGGCCGCTTCTACCTGGGCTACTCCTAGCTCTTCCTGGCGCGCTACGTGGAGGGAGTTGAGCAGGGCAGCCCCGAGCGGCGCTTCAGCATCATGTGCGACCACCTGAGGCTCAACCGGCGGGAG GTGCAGAAAGTCATGCCCAGCAACACCTACTTTTCCATCCTCAGAAACCCCGTCTTCCAGCTGCAGTCCTCCTTCATCTACTACAAGGGCTACGTCCCCGCCTTCAGGGGCGTCGCCAGCCTGGAAGACTTCCTGGCGTCGTCGCGGACCTACTACAACCCGAGCCTGGGCTTGCGCCACGCCTACGCCCGGAACAGCATGTGATTCGACGTTGGCTTCGACCACGACGTGCCGCCCGAGGAGGGCTACGTGCGCGCGCGCCTGGCCGACGTGGAGCCGCGCTTCCAGCTGGGGCTCATCGCGGAGCACTTCGACGAGTCCACGGTGCTGCCGAGGCGCCTGCTGCGCTGGCGGCTGGACGACGTGGTCACCTGCAGGCTCAGTTTGCGCAGCCCGCGCCGCGTCGCCAGCCTGACGACCGCGGGCCAGGAGCGCGCTAAGCGCTGGCGCGCCCTGGACTGGCGCCTCTAACAGCACTTGGACCGCACCTTCTGGGCCCGGCTGCGCGCAGAGCTGGGCCCGCGGCGGCTGCGCTCCGAGGAGCGGCGGCGGGAGCGGCCGCGCGGGCTGGCGGCCCTGTGCTTGCAGGATGGCACGCCCAAGGGCAAGTCGCAGGTCACCGACCGCCGGCTGCGCCCCTGCCAATCCGGCAGGGCCGACATCCTGGGCTACAACCTCAGGCCGGGCCTGGACAACCAAACGCTGCACATGTGTCAGAGGATGGTCATGCCCGAGCTCCAGTACGTGGCCCGCCTGTACACCCTGCAGTTCCCCGACAAGCCCCCCAAGAACGTCCAcgtcctggaggcctggagggatgGCGCCGGGGACTCTGTCTAG